One genomic region from Bactrocera tryoni isolate S06 chromosome 3, CSIRO_BtryS06_freeze2, whole genome shotgun sequence encodes:
- the LOC120770726 gene encoding uncharacterized protein LOC120770726, whose product MSARAYNTGQRLYNIAVVIATLYFLQLFGDCLCIEKFTNVQCSSFDEKFATFEMCRLRAVKRDVNELSVALKFVQSNETMRNATIRLQLMKKASGYKPFLYDVTVNLCEYLEKRNHPFLNIIFNAFGNHSTSLQRCPLRNELAIEHLQFPTGMLQGLPLPLGDYAIFASLTTESKKRVEVKLYFMLNDTFKYKNLQRGDSSK is encoded by the exons ATGTCTGCTCGTGCTTACAACACTGGGCAGCGCCTGTACAATATAGCTGTTGTTATAGCGACGTTGTACTTTTTGCAGCTCTTTGGCGAT TGTCTTTGCATTGAGAAATTCACGAATGTGCAGTGTTCGTCGTTCGATGAAAAATTCGCCACATTCGAAATGTGTCGTCTGCGTGCAGTGAAGCGTGACGTCAACGAGTTGTCGGTGGCACTGAAGTTCGTACAATCAAACGAAACGATGCGGAATGCGACG ATACGCTTGCAGCTCATGAAAAAAGCTAGCGGTTATAAGCCCTTTCTGTATGATGTTACCGTGAACTTGTGTGAATATTTGGAAAAGCGTAACCACCCATTTCTCAACATTATTTTCAATGCATTCGGCAATCACTCGACCAGCTTACAAAGGTGTCCATTGAgg AATGAGCTGGCCATTGAACACCTACAATTTCCTACTGGCATGCTGCAGGGATTGCCACTGCCATTGGGCGATTATGCGATTTTTGCCAGCCTCACAACCGAAAGCAAGAAACGTGTCGAAGTGAAGTTATATTTTATGCTCAACGAtacttttaaatacaaaaatctcCAAAGAGGTGattcttcaaaataa